One window of Planktothrix serta PCC 8927 genomic DNA carries:
- a CDS encoding DUF6679 family protein, with protein sequence MLHRKIYQLCCDSREVSIFLRDQQRWIEKARITDIEGDLVTLRYETDEEDELCSWEEMIRIESIGALSQKLASVPKCDYDLPISEDCPEAEQIRNPSSESSPE encoded by the coding sequence ATGCTACATCGCAAGATTTATCAACTTTGTTGTGACAGTCGGGAAGTCTCTATTTTCTTACGGGATCAGCAACGTTGGATTGAGAAAGCTCGAATTACAGACATTGAGGGAGATCTAGTCACGCTGCGCTATGAGACAGATGAAGAAGATGAGTTATGTTCTTGGGAAGAAATGATCCGCATAGAAAGTATTGGTGCCCTTAGTCAGAAGTTGGCTTCCGTTCCCAAGTGTGATTATGATCTTCCGATTTCTGAAGACTGTCCCGAAGCTGAACAAATTCGGAACCCCAGTTCCGAATCAAGTCCCGAATAA
- a CDS encoding RNA-guided endonuclease InsQ/TnpB family protein: protein MLHKAVQVRLYPTAWQKARLAQTFGCSRWWWNYALNKSIQVYQDTGKGLGRLALNALLPKLKKAEDTLWLANCYSQVLQATTLNLTTAYKNFFAQRAGFPKFKSKHGKQSIQYPQNVKIVEGNVKLPGNIGIVKAKIHRPIEGKIKTVTISQTPSGKYLASILTEVEGENPTVSEGKIYGIDLGIKNFAVVTDGEKVSKYDNPKHLAKHEKNLKRKQKKLARKQKGSKSRQKYRKIVAKLYERVSNSRQDFLHKLSYKLVSDSQAVIVEXESLSSGIRL, encoded by the coding sequence GTGCTACATAAAGCTGTACAAGTCCGTCTGTATCCAACTGCATGGCAAAAAGCACGACTAGCCCAAACATTTGGATGTTCGCGCTGGTGGTGGAATTATGCCTTAAATAAATCCATTCAGGTTTATCAAGATACGGGGAAAGGATTGGGACGCTTAGCACTCAACGCCCTACTGCCTAAGCTCAAAAAAGCCGAAGATACCCTGTGGCTGGCTAATTGTTATAGTCAGGTTTTACAAGCTACAACACTTAATCTAACCACAGCATATAAAAACTTTTTTGCTCAACGTGCAGGTTTCCCTAAGTTTAAGTCTAAACATGGCAAACAGTCAATTCAATACCCTCAAAATGTCAAAATTGTTGAGGGTAATGTCAAACTTCCTGGCAATATTGGGATAGTCAAAGCTAAAATACATAGACCCATTGAAGGGAAAATCAAGACTGTAACTATTAGTCAAACACCTTCCGGGAAATATTTGGCATCTATCCTGACAGAAGTAGAAGGGGAAAACCCTACTGTTTCAGAAGGTAAGATTTATGGTATTGACTTAGGAATCAAAAACTTTGCAGTTGTTACTGATGGTGAAAAGGTTTCTAAATATGACAATCCTAAACACTTAGCTAAACATGAGAAAAACCTCAAACGCAAACAGAAGAAATTAGCGCGTAAACAAAAAGGAAGTAAGTCAAGACAAAAGTATAGAAAAATTGTAGCTAAACTGTACGAACGAGTTAGTAATTCCCGGCAAGATTTTCTACATAAACTTAGTTATAAGTTGGTCAGCGATAGCCAAGCTGTCATCGTAGAGNGCGAAAGTCTAAGTTCTGGCATTCGCCTGTGA
- a CDS encoding CapA family protein, which yields MVYAENLLSPSIFELARSGDLRAISYLINTYLRPEGIYAKVAPPDHKGCLPVLVEFQQEPIAESIVKFICHFLWKLNAPNLEGVRIAARYQGDGEILWKQSVRLVTPANRVHRGQTRWLNLDRIKFKTLRLMLLMGSAVSSFVLGCWVSYYEVAAQGLPLPPNRAQENVVMIAPPPKRSETVQAALEAVPVVQHQQVQNPQDPTVTLVFGGDVTLANHFENVIGTNYSLPFAQLSEYRDADLAMVNLENPLTRSTLRRPNKQFNFKADPEAVKVLTEGGIDIVNLANNHTMDYEESGLVETMETLDRAGIQAVGAGRDLKEARRPVIVEVKGQRIAYFGYYDADFHAAAEGVAGTNPRYDDRVAADIKTIRDQVDWVVVNYHWGAELADYPGDWQIDLARFTIDQGADVVIGHHPHVLQGAEIYKGRPIVYSLGNFIFGGNSRTDYETAVLRVALNNNRKMKVEFLPVEVTQYQAKVISGEKGEDIVKRVARLSQIFDQPMQSAVVLDAPQREIKQVDAPLTPVGETTLPFVTETEPKPSSTVTEGSPAEPPIESVSQPSATEELPKPLSEESGSALTETTPLPPKLETKTESQDDLKPYIEQPFIKDPFISLPSFPQTTVPNSQSSQSPNSPISFQIVIPDRHSGQEKPASTASEVSGTQPGKTSHSGIELPLMSEQYPAFYQAIG from the coding sequence ATGGTTTATGCGGAAAATCTCTTATCACCATCTATTTTTGAATTAGCCCGTTCTGGAGATTTAAGGGCAATTAGCTATTTAATTAATACCTATCTCAGACCCGAAGGCATTTATGCCAAAGTCGCACCTCCTGATCACAAAGGGTGCTTACCTGTCCTGGTTGAGTTTCAACAAGAACCGATAGCCGAAAGTATTGTTAAGTTTATCTGTCACTTCCTCTGGAAACTTAACGCTCCCAACCTAGAAGGGGTGAGAATTGCGGCTCGGTATCAAGGGGATGGGGAGATCCTCTGGAAACAATCGGTGCGACTTGTTACCCCGGCTAATCGTGTGCATCGAGGACAAACCCGGTGGTTAAACCTAGACAGGATTAAATTTAAAACCCTGCGGTTAATGCTGCTGATGGGTTCAGCCGTTTCTTCCTTTGTTTTAGGCTGTTGGGTAAGTTATTACGAAGTCGCGGCTCAAGGATTGCCCCTACCCCCAAATCGAGCCCAAGAAAACGTCGTCATGATCGCGCCCCCTCCTAAACGTTCTGAGACTGTCCAAGCTGCCTTAGAAGCAGTTCCGGTGGTGCAACACCAACAGGTTCAAAATCCCCAAGACCCGACCGTTACCTTAGTTTTTGGGGGGGATGTCACCCTGGCGAATCACTTTGAAAATGTGATTGGAACTAACTATTCCTTACCCTTTGCCCAACTGTCCGAATACCGGGATGCGGATCTGGCGATGGTGAATTTAGAAAATCCCCTCACCCGTTCAACTCTGCGCCGTCCCAACAAACAGTTTAATTTCAAAGCCGATCCAGAAGCCGTTAAGGTATTAACAGAAGGGGGTATTGATATTGTCAATCTAGCCAATAATCACACGATGGACTATGAGGAATCCGGGCTAGTGGAAACGATGGAAACCTTAGACCGGGCTGGAATTCAGGCGGTGGGAGCAGGTCGAGATCTCAAAGAAGCTCGTCGCCCTGTGATTGTTGAAGTTAAAGGTCAACGCATTGCCTATTTCGGTTATTATGACGCCGACTTTCATGCAGCGGCTGAGGGAGTCGCGGGAACCAATCCCCGATATGATGATCGGGTGGCGGCGGATATTAAAACGATTCGAGATCAGGTGGATTGGGTGGTGGTTAACTATCATTGGGGGGCAGAATTGGCTGATTACCCCGGAGACTGGCAAATTGACTTAGCTCGATTCACCATTGACCAAGGGGCAGATGTAGTGATTGGTCATCATCCCCATGTTTTGCAGGGTGCAGAAATTTATAAGGGTCGGCCAATTGTTTACTCCCTGGGGAATTTTATTTTTGGGGGGAATAGTCGTACAGACTATGAAACGGCGGTTTTAAGAGTGGCTTTAAATAATAATCGCAAAATGAAGGTGGAATTTTTACCTGTGGAGGTGACTCAATATCAAGCTAAGGTGATATCGGGAGAAAAGGGCGAGGATATTGTCAAGCGGGTAGCGCGACTCTCACAAATTTTTGATCAACCGATGCAGTCTGCTGTGGTTTTAGACGCGCCCCAGCGTGAGATTAAACAAGTTGATGCCCCTTTAACCCCAGTCGGGGAAACGACTTTACCCTTCGTTACCGAAACTGAGCCGAAACCGTCATCGACTGTTACCGAGGGATCTCCTGCTGAACCTCCAATTGAGTCTGTGTCTCAACCGTCAGCAACGGAAGAATTACCGAAACCGTTATCGGAGGAGTCGGGTTCTGCATTGACCGAGACAACACCCTTACCGCCTAAATTGGAGACTAAAACCGAAAGTCAGGATGACCTGAAACCTTATATTGAGCAACCTTTTATTAAAGATCCGTTTATTTCTCTTCCTTCTTTTCCCCAAACGACCGTTCCCAACTCTCAAAGTTCCCAGAGTCCCAATTCCCCGATCTCCTTTCAAATTGTGATTCCCGATCGCCATTCTGGACAGGAAAAGCCTGCTTCAACGGCATCAGAAGTGTCTGGAACACAACCCGGAAAGACATCTCATTCTGGGATAGAACTTCCTTTAATGTCTGAACAATATCCAGCATTTTATCAAGCCATCGGCTAA
- a CDS encoding aldose epimerase family protein, whose amino-acid sequence MFAIALKPHQQYKTYVLSDRTTQSSLEVVPERGGIITRWQVGGQDLLYLDTERFANPDLTVRGGIPILFPICGNLPDDTYTYQGQRYTLKQHGFARNLPWTVTQQETAVGASITLVLKSNAQTRSVYPFDFEVEFTYTLKGNSLQIFQRYTNLCGTIDSLPPQTMPFSTGLHPYFLAVNKDKLAFEIPAMQYRDQRTEKTQVFTGKFDASEEEIDVLFSPLTGLATTTIDHAQRSKIILSYSSAYSSVVYWTLKGKDYYCLEPWTAPRNAMNTGKLLTYLKPGASCEMLVHLSATFF is encoded by the coding sequence GTGTTTGCGATCGCACTAAAGCCTCACCAACAATACAAAACCTACGTCCTCTCTGACCGGACTACCCAGTCTAGCCTAGAAGTTGTACCCGAACGAGGAGGAATCATTACCCGTTGGCAAGTCGGGGGCCAGGACTTACTCTATTTAGACACTGAACGATTTGCCAACCCGGATTTAACGGTACGGGGAGGGATTCCGATTTTGTTCCCCATTTGTGGAAATTTACCGGATGATACCTACACCTATCAAGGTCAACGGTATACCCTGAAACAACATGGCTTTGCTCGGAATTTGCCCTGGACAGTGACGCAGCAGGAAACGGCGGTCGGTGCGTCAATTACGTTAGTCTTGAAAAGCAATGCTCAAACGCGATCGGTTTATCCGTTTGATTTTGAAGTGGAGTTTACCTACACCCTCAAGGGCAATTCTTTACAAATTTTCCAACGCTACACCAACCTTTGCGGGACAATAGATAGTTTACCTCCCCAAACAATGCCCTTTTCAACGGGGTTACATCCTTATTTTTTAGCTGTGAATAAGGATAAATTGGCTTTTGAAATTCCAGCGATGCAGTATCGAGATCAACGCACGGAAAAAACTCAGGTGTTTACGGGCAAATTTGATGCTTCTGAGGAGGAAATTGATGTGCTGTTTAGTCCCTTAACCGGGTTAGCGACAACAACCATTGATCACGCTCAGAGGTCAAAAATTATCCTCAGCTATAGTTCTGCCTATTCGAGTGTGGTGTATTGGACACTCAAGGGCAAAGATTACTATTGTTTGGAACCTTGGACAGCGCCCCGCAATGCGATGAATACGGGGAAATTATTGACCTATCTCAAGCCGGGAGCCAGTTGTGAGATGCTCGTTCACCTCAGCGCAACATTTTTTTGA
- a CDS encoding DUF5615 family PIN-like protein: MKLLFDQNLSRKLVTRLADIFPDASHLQFFELAEKTDTEIWDFAKLNEFCIVTQDADFAERSRLYGSPPKVVWLRCGNAPTRQVETLIRSGQEAIQELLENPNFHCLELH, from the coding sequence TTGAAACTACTCTTTGATCAAAACCTAAGCCGAAAATTAGTGACTCGCTTGGCTGATATTTTCCCTGATGCTAGTCATTTGCAGTTTTTTGAACTAGCAGAGAAGACAGATACAGAAATTTGGGATTTTGCTAAATTGAATGAGTTCTGCATTGTAACTCAGGATGCAGATTTTGCGGAAAGAAGCCGACTGTATGGTTCTCCTCCGAAAGTGGTTTGGTTAAGATGTGGAAATGCACCAACCCGTCAAGTCGAAACTTTGATCCGCTCTGGGCAAGAAGCAATACAAGAGCTTTTAGAAAATCCTAATTTTCATTGCTTAGAACTGCATTAA
- a CDS encoding DUF433 domain-containing protein translates to MSYHNLITLEPDKRGGKPCIRRMRITVYDVLGWLAAGMSVAEIIDDFPELTETDIRACLEFAADRDHRLVALVSNT, encoded by the coding sequence ATGAGTTATCACAATCTCATCACCCTTGAACCAGATAAGCGAGGTGGTAAGCCTTGTATTCGTCGGATGCGGATTACGGTTTATGATGTTCTGGGATGGTTAGCTGCTGGAATGTCGGTGGCTGAGATTATTGACGATTTCCCAGAACTAACAGAAACAGATATTAGAGCCTGTTTAGAGTTTGCCGCTGATCGGGATCATCGTTTAGTTGCTTTGGTAAGTAATACTTGA
- a CDS encoding RNA-guided endonuclease InsQ/TnpB family protein — MLVLEFKVRAALQQHKAIDEAIRTAQFVQNKCLRYWMDNKGVNKYDLNKYCRVLAHDFKFANELNSQARQSSAERAWSAIARFSDNCKRKVPGKKGFPKFKSNCRSVEYKTTGWQLNLETRKAITFTDKKGIGRLRLVGSYDLHFYQPEQIKRVRLVKRADGYYCQFLISIDVQIKSEPTNKTIGLDVGLSAFYTDDQGNKVDNPKFLRKGEKKIKRLQRQLSRKQKGSNNRKKARQRLAKSHLKISRQRKEFCKRVAYSVIHSNDVVAYEDLRIKNLVKNHCLAKSINDAAWYQFRVWLEYFGRKYGKATVAVPPQYTSQNCSNCGKTVKKSLSTRTHVCSCGCSLDRDENAARNILRIGLSTAGHTGTFGLEPINALGELTSTLTGAILLGQVNSLNEESPVTSPSD; from the coding sequence ATGTTGGTTTTAGAATTTAAAGTTAGAGCCGCATTGCAACAGCACAAGGCGATAGATGAAGCAATTCGTACCGCTCAATTTGTCCAGAATAAATGCTTAAGATATTGGATGGACAACAAAGGAGTTAATAAGTACGATTTGAACAAATATTGTCGTGTATTAGCTCATGACTTTAAATTCGCAAACGAATTAAACTCTCAAGCTAGACAATCTAGTGCAGAGAGAGCATGGTCAGCTATCGCTCGATTCTCTGACAATTGCAAACGGAAAGTTCCAGGTAAAAAAGGCTTCCCTAAATTCAAGTCTAATTGCCGTTCGGTTGAGTACAAAACAACGGGATGGCAATTAAATTTAGAAACTCGTAAAGCCATTACCTTTACGGATAAAAAAGGGATTGGGCGGTTACGGTTAGTGGGAAGCTACGATCTGCATTTCTATCAACCCGAACAAATTAAACGGGTTAGATTAGTTAAACGTGCAGACGGATACTATTGCCAATTTCTGATTTCAATTGATGTTCAAATTAAATCTGAACCGACTAACAAAACCATCGGTTTAGATGTAGGTTTATCTGCTTTCTACACCGATGATCAGGGTAATAAAGTAGATAACCCTAAATTTTTGAGAAAGGGAGAAAAGAAAATTAAGCGGTTGCAGAGACAACTTTCTCGAAAACAGAAAGGCTCTAATAACCGCAAAAAAGCCAGACAGCGATTAGCTAAGTCTCATCTGAAAATTAGTCGGCAACGAAAAGAGTTCTGCAAGCGTGTTGCATACTCCGTCATCCACTCTAACGACGTGGTAGCCTACGAAGATTTAAGGATTAAGAACTTAGTTAAAAATCATTGTCTAGCTAAGTCAATTAATGATGCAGCATGGTATCAATTCCGAGTTTGGTTAGAATATTTTGGTAGAAAGTACGGGAAAGCTACTGTTGCCGTTCCTCCCCAATATACAAGCCAAAACTGTTCAAATTGTGGAAAAACCGTAAAAAAATCCCTATCTACAAGAACCCATGTTTGTAGTTGTGGGTGTAGTTTAGATAGGGATGAAAACGCTGCTCGGAATATTTTAAGAATTGGATTAAGTACGGCAGGACATACCGGAACTTTCGGTTTAGAACCGATTAACGCTTTGGGAGAATTGACCTCTACTTTAACTGGAGCAATCCTGTTGGGGCAAGTCAATTCGTTGAACGAAGAATCTCCCGTCACATCGCCAAGCGATTGA
- a CDS encoding type II toxin-antitoxin system VapC family toxin encodes MPYLLDTNHCSYIINGNSQLIDALNAHGNDIIGISIITYAELLYMTDKSQRSVQNRIAVESFLNQIDLYLIDEETAIIYSRIKASVFNQFAPKDKNKRRHTSMSNLGFTDHDLWIVATAIQHGLTLVSTDNDFKRINQVESFSWESWV; translated from the coding sequence ATGCCTTATCTACTGGATACGAACCACTGTAGCTATATTATTAATGGTAACTCTCAACTAATTGATGCCTTAAATGCTCATGGCAATGACATTATTGGGATTAGTATTATCACTTATGCTGAATTGCTGTACATGACGGATAAATCCCAGAGATCGGTGCAAAATCGGATAGCAGTTGAATCCTTTTTGAATCAGATTGACCTGTATTTGATAGATGAAGAAACTGCTATTATTTATAGTAGGATTAAAGCATCAGTGTTTAATCAATTTGCCCCAAAAGATAAAAATAAACGTCGCCACACCAGTATGAGTAACTTGGGATTTACCGACCATGATCTTTGGATTGTCGCCACAGCTATTCAACACGGACTAACTCTAGTTTCCACCGATAATGATTTTAAACGCATCAACCAAGTTGAGTCATTCTCTTGGGAATCCTGGGTTTGA
- the fba gene encoding class II fructose-bisphosphate aldolase (catalyzes the reversible aldol condensation of dihydroxyacetonephosphate and glyceraldehyde 3-phosphate in the Calvin cycle, glycolysis, and/or gluconeogenesis) gives MALVPMRLLLDHAAENDYGLPAYNVNNMEQIQAIMQAAEETNSPVILQASRGARQYAGESFLRHLILAAVETYPHIPIAMHQDHGNSPATCYSAMRHGFTSVMMDGSLEADGKTPASFEYNVAVTLEVVKVAHSIGVSVEGELGCLGSLETMQGDKEDGHGAEGKLTMEQLLTDPDQAVEFVERTQVDALAIAIGTSHGAYKFTRKPTGEILAISRIEEIHRRLPNTHLVMHGSSSVPEDLLEIINKYGGQIPETYGVPVEEIQKGIKSGVRKVNIDTDNRLAITAAFREAAFKDPSNFDPRHFLKPSIKYMKKVCADRYNQFGSAGNADKIKVQTLDEFAAKYAKGELSATTKSAVAV, from the coding sequence ATGGCGCTCGTACCCATGCGGCTTTTGCTGGATCATGCGGCTGAGAATGATTATGGACTTCCTGCATACAATGTGAATAACATGGAGCAGATCCAAGCCATTATGCAGGCGGCGGAAGAAACCAATAGCCCTGTGATTTTGCAAGCTTCTCGCGGCGCTCGTCAATATGCAGGCGAAAGCTTCCTGCGCCACCTAATTTTAGCGGCGGTGGAAACCTATCCCCACATCCCCATTGCCATGCACCAAGATCACGGCAACTCTCCCGCCACCTGCTATTCGGCGATGCGTCATGGCTTTACTAGCGTGATGATGGATGGTTCCCTTGAAGCCGATGGCAAAACCCCTGCCAGCTTTGAATATAACGTGGCTGTCACCTTAGAAGTGGTGAAAGTGGCTCACTCCATTGGCGTTAGTGTTGAAGGTGAACTGGGTTGTTTAGGTTCCCTGGAAACCATGCAAGGTGACAAAGAAGATGGTCACGGTGCAGAAGGAAAGTTAACAATGGAACAACTGTTAACTGACCCTGACCAAGCTGTTGAGTTCGTGGAACGTACCCAAGTAGACGCTTTAGCGATCGCTATTGGTACCAGTCACGGTGCTTATAAATTCACTCGGAAACCCACCGGAGAAATTCTGGCTATTAGCCGCATTGAAGAAATTCACCGTCGTTTACCGAATACTCATTTAGTGATGCACGGTTCTTCTTCTGTTCCTGAAGATCTGTTAGAAATCATCAACAAATACGGGGGTCAGATCCCTGAAACCTACGGGGTTCCTGTGGAAGAAATCCAAAAAGGAATTAAGAGCGGTGTCCGTAAAGTTAATATTGATACTGACAACCGTTTAGCCATTACCGCAGCCTTCCGTGAAGCGGCGTTCAAAGATCCTTCTAATTTCGATCCTCGTCACTTCCTGAAACCTTCTATTAAATATATGAAGAAAGTTTGTGCGGATCGTTATAATCAATTCGGTTCTGCGGGTAATGCAGATAAAATCAAAGTTCAAACTTTAGATGAATTTGCAGCTAAATATGCAAAAGGTGAATTGAGTGCTACGACTAAATCGGCTGTTGCTGTCTAA
- a CDS encoding sodium:solute symporter family protein: MSVEVWTTVFVILSFILYLYIGWQARVKDSKGFYVAGHGVPSLANGAATAADWMSAASFMSMAGLISFLGYDGSIYLMGWTGGYVLLALLLAPYLRKFGKYTVPDFVGDRYYSNIARIVAVIAAIFVSMTYVAGQMRGVGIVFSRFLQVPIETGVIIGMVIVGFFAILGGMKGITWTQVAQYFVLIVAYLIPAIALAWILTGNPIPQLAFTFSDISSQLNETLVDLGFQEYTQPFVNKSMLDVLFTTLALMVGTAGLPHVIVRFYTVPDVRSARFSAGWALLFIAILYTTAPALAMFARYNLINTLHNQPIVEVQKLDWVQKWERTKLLTFEDKNNDGRVQFTPDKETSEIKVDNDIIVLSTPEVAKLAPWMIALVAAGALAAALSTASGLLLVISSSIAHDVYYRIINPGASESLRVMVGRIMVGFALAIAGYFGVNPPGFVAQVVAFAFGLAAASFFPVIILGIFDKRTNREGAITGMIVGLGFTLFYIVGVKFYGMTPWFFGVSPEGIGTVGMILNFLVTFGVSRVTAPPPLEIQALVEELRSPINEPPALDEIDEEHLD, translated from the coding sequence ATGAGTGTAGAAGTTTGGACAACGGTTTTTGTCATTCTATCTTTTATCCTGTATTTATACATTGGTTGGCAAGCTAGAGTCAAAGATAGTAAAGGATTTTATGTAGCAGGACATGGGGTTCCGTCTCTAGCAAATGGTGCCGCAACTGCTGCTGATTGGATGTCTGCCGCCTCTTTTATGTCAATGGCGGGATTGATTTCTTTTTTAGGCTATGATGGCTCAATTTATTTGATGGGATGGACGGGAGGTTATGTTCTTTTAGCCTTACTATTAGCTCCCTATTTACGCAAGTTTGGAAAATATACAGTTCCTGATTTTGTTGGCGATCGCTATTACTCAAATATCGCTCGAATTGTTGCCGTAATTGCTGCTATTTTTGTGTCGATGACCTATGTAGCAGGACAAATGCGGGGCGTCGGCATTGTATTTAGTCGATTTTTACAAGTTCCCATTGAAACGGGTGTAATTATCGGCATGGTTATTGTCGGTTTTTTTGCTATTTTAGGGGGAATGAAAGGCATTACTTGGACACAAGTAGCTCAATATTTTGTGTTAATTGTTGCCTATTTAATTCCCGCGATTGCCCTTGCTTGGATCTTAACCGGAAATCCCATTCCCCAGTTAGCCTTTACCTTTAGTGATATTAGCTCACAACTGAATGAAACTTTAGTGGATTTAGGGTTTCAGGAATATACCCAACCCTTCGTTAATAAATCGATGCTAGATGTGTTATTTACCACTCTAGCCTTAATGGTGGGAACCGCAGGTTTACCCCATGTTATTGTCCGATTTTACACCGTTCCTGACGTTAGATCCGCCCGCTTTTCCGCAGGTTGGGCATTATTATTTATCGCCATTTTATATACCACAGCCCCCGCTTTAGCAATGTTTGCCCGATATAATCTTATCAATACATTGCATAATCAACCCATTGTTGAAGTTCAAAAATTAGATTGGGTACAAAAGTGGGAAAGAACCAAACTGCTCACGTTTGAAGATAAAAATAACGATGGCAGAGTTCAATTTACCCCTGATAAAGAAACCAGTGAAATCAAAGTTGATAACGATATTATTGTATTATCAACCCCTGAAGTCGCTAAACTTGCCCCTTGGATGATTGCCTTAGTCGCAGCCGGAGCATTAGCCGCAGCTTTATCAACAGCATCCGGCTTGCTTTTAGTCATTTCCAGTTCTATAGCCCATGATGTTTATTATCGAATTATTAACCCTGGCGCATCGGAATCATTACGGGTGATGGTGGGGCGAATCATGGTTGGATTTGCATTAGCCATTGCAGGTTATTTTGGGGTAAATCCTCCAGGGTTTGTGGCGCAAGTGGTAGCCTTTGCCTTTGGGTTAGCGGCGGCAAGTTTTTTCCCCGTCATTATATTAGGAATTTTCGACAAACGCACGAACCGAGAAGGCGCAATTACCGGAATGATTGTGGGTTTAGGCTTTACTTTATTTTATATTGTAGGGGTTAAATTCTATGGGATGACCCCTTGGTTTTTCGGCGTTTCTCCTGAAGGAATTGGCACCGTTGGAATGATCTTAAATTTCTTAGTAACTTTCGGTGTTTCTCGCGTCACAGCACCTCCACCTTTAGAGATTCAAGCCTTAGTTGAAGAGTTACGCAGTCCTATCAATGAACCCCCGGCTTTAGATGAAATTGACGAAGAACATTTAGATTAA
- a CDS encoding DUF4212 domain-containing protein, protein MNPNNRQAYWRENTALIRNLLIVWAVVSLGMSILFVQPLNTIRFFGVPFGFWMAQQGSIYVFVVLIFVYAVQMDKLDRKYKRKD, encoded by the coding sequence ATGAATCCCAATAATCGTCAAGCGTATTGGCGAGAAAATACGGCTTTAATTAGAAATCTTTTAATTGTCTGGGCCGTTGTTTCGCTAGGCATGAGTATTTTATTCGTTCAGCCTTTAAATACCATTCGTTTTTTTGGTGTACCCTTTGGATTTTGGATGGCACAACAGGGATCAATTTATGTTTTTGTTGTGTTGATTTTTGTTTACGCCGTGCAAATGGATAAATTGGATCGAAAATATAAAAGGAAAGATTAA
- a CDS encoding type II toxin-antitoxin system VapC family toxin, with protein sequence MNSFLLDTHTFIWLSENDPNLPDSLREMIDIADHVYLSIASLWEIAIKLNLGKLSLQQSYKTIEDKLENSDILLLPIMFIDTLQICNLPLHHRDPFDRMLIAQAINRSLILISRDIKFDAYPIQRLWD encoded by the coding sequence ATGAATTCTTTTCTGTTAGATACTCATACTTTTATTTGGTTATCGGAAAATGATCCTAATTTACCTGATAGCCTAAGAGAGATGATTGATATAGCGGATCATGTTTATCTGAGTATTGCCAGTCTTTGGGAAATTGCGATTAAGTTAAATTTGGGTAAATTGTCATTACAACAAAGTTATAAAACCATTGAAGATAAGCTTGAAAATTCAGATATTCTTTTGCTCCCTATTATGTTTATTGATACGTTACAAATTTGTAATCTACCCTTACATCATCGAGATCCTTTTGATCGAATGTTAATCGCTCAAGCCATCAATAGATCCCTAATTTTAATTAGCAGAGATATCAAGTTTGATGCTTATCCTATTCAGAGATTATGGGATTAA
- the vapB gene encoding type II toxin-antitoxin system VapB family antitoxin, protein MNIDTEILQMVGIMPESLKQELLHYANYLMENYSQKTPSEQPPVKKRRSGILQGTFVLPLSDDFDEPLEDFKEYME, encoded by the coding sequence ATGAATATTGATACGGAAATCCTACAAATGGTTGGGATAATGCCAGAATCTCTAAAACAAGAGCTTCTACATTATGCTAACTATCTTATGGAAAACTACTCCCAAAAGACTCCCTCAGAGCAGCCCCCTGTTAAAAAACGTCGCTCAGGAATATTACAAGGGACTTTTGTTTTACCTCTATCTGATGATTTTGATGAACCTTTAGAAGATTTTAAGGAATATATGGAATGA